Within the Kribbella aluminosa genome, the region CTGCGGACCTCGGTCGGCCGGCTCGGCGAGGAGCACGTGCTGCAGCGCTCCGACGAGGAGCTGGTCCGGTTGGCGGTGGCCGATCTGTCGAAGGCGATCGGATTGCCCGACGTCGTCGGGTCGTTGGTGACCCGGTGGGGCGGTGGGCTTCCGCAGTACGCCGTGGGGCACCTGGACCGGGTCGACCGGGTGGAGGCGGCAGCGTCCGGCGTGCCGGGCCTGGCGCTCTGCGGGGCGGCGTACCGGGGTGTCGGGATCGCCGCGTGTGTGGCATCGGGTGGCAAGGCGGCCACCCGGGTGCGGGACCACCTGAACGCATTGGAGACAATGAAGTCGTGACTGGTAAGCCGAAGGCCCGTGAGCTGAACGATGTGATCCGCTACACCTTGTGGTCGGTGTTCAAGGTCGAGACGCCGCTGGGTGATGCGGACCGGGACGAGCTGACCGCGGAGCTGACCGACCTGGTCGGGAAGCTGGCCGCGGACGACGTGGTGATCCGCGGGATCTACGACGTCGAGGGCTTCCGGGCGGACGCCGACTTCATGATCTGGTGGCACGCGCCGACCTCGGACGCGCTGCAGGAGGCGTACCACGCGCTCCGCCGGTCGCGGCTGGGCCGGCACCTGGTCCCGGTCTGGACACAGTTCGCGCTGCACCGGCCGGCCGAGTTCAACAAGAGCCACATCCCGGCGTTCCTGGCCGACGAGGAGGCACGCCCGTACATCTGCGTGTACCCGTTCGTCCGATCCTACGAGTGGTACCTGCTGCCGGACGAGGAGCGCCGGTTCATGCTCGCCGAGCACGGCAAGATGGCGCGCACCTACCCCGACGTCCGGGCGAACACGGTGGCGTCGTTCGCGCTCGGCGACTACGAGTGGATCCTCGCCTTCGAGGCCGACGAGCTGCACCGGATGGTCGACCTGATGCGCGACCTGCGCGCGTCCACGGCCCGGCGGCACGTCCGCGAAGAGGTCCCGTTCTACACCGGCAAGCGGACCGAGATCGCCGACCTGATCGCGAACCTGGTCTGATGGGCAAGGCGTTCCCGGTGCTGTACGTCACCGACGTACGCCGGTCCGTCGAGTTCTACACCCTCCTCGGCTACGAGCCGACGTACCAGTTCCCGCTCGAGGGCGACCCGCACTACGTCGGCCTCGAGCGCGGCGACTCCTCGCTGGGGCTGTCCGACGCCAACTGGCCGGAGGCCCAGCTCGGCATCACCGTCGGTGCGGCGCCGCGCTTCGAGCTTTTCGTGTACGTCGACGACGTGGAAGCCGAGGTGGAGCGCTTCCGGGCGGCCGGCCACCCGGTCCTCCAGGAGCCGGCCACCATGCCGTGGGGCGAGCGCCAGGCCTACCTGGCCGACCCCGAGGGCAACCCGATCGCTCTCGCCACCCCCATCTGACCCGTCACGTCCGAAGATGTGAGGGTCAGAGGCCACGGTTCTTCGGACGTAAGCGTCAGGTACCGGGCTTTTGGAGGAGGTAGTCCTCGGCGCGCATCGACGTCGGGGGCCGGACGTCGGACGGGATCAGCTCGCGGAGGTCGCGCTCGGTGAGCTTGTCCGGGTCGCTGGCCGACAGCCGGGTCGCCTGGTTGGAGACGGCTTCCTCCAGCACGTTCCGGATGAACCGGCCGTTGCCGAAGCTGTGACCGCGCGGCGCCGGCGGGATCACGGTGCGGACCTTGTCGAGCACTTCCTCGCCGTAGATCATGCCCTTCTGGTGCGCCTGCAGCTCGAAGATCTGGACCAGTTGGTCGGTGTCGTACTCGCTGAACGACAGCAGCTTCGGGAACCGGGACTGCAGGCCGGTGTTCGACTCCATGAAGCGCTGCATCTCGCGGTGGTACCCGGCGACGATCACGATGCAGTCGTTGCGGTGGTCCTCCATCATCTTCAGGATCGTCGCGACCGCTTCCAGGCCGTAGTCGCCGGGCGTGTTCTCCGGCGTCAGGCTGTACGCCTCGTCGATGAACAGCACGCCGCCGAGCGCCTCGCGGAACTTGGCCGCGGTCATCGGTGCCGTCGAACCGACCGCGGCGCCGACCAGGTCGGAGCGGTCGACCTCGACCACGTGGCCCTTCTCCAGGACGCCGAGCTGGTGGTAGATCCGGCTGAGCAGCCGGGCGATCGTCGTCTTCGCCGTACCGGGCTTGCCGACGAAGACCATGTGCCGGGCCCGCTCGTGGCTGGGCAGGCCGAGCTCGCCGCGGCGCAGGTTCGTCTTCACCTCGGCGACCATCCGGCGGACGGCGTCCTTCACCGAGGCCAGGCCGATCAGCGAGTCGAGCTCGGCCAGCGGGTTGTCGGTCAGGTCGACCGGCTTCGGCGGCAACGGCTCGCCGTCGACGGTGCTGCCGGCCCGCTGCTTGTCCTCGGTGTCCTTGACGCTGCTCCACGCGGCCGCCAGGGAGTTGTCCTGCTCGGCCGCGGCGGCGGTCTCGAGGGAGTTCCAGCGCTCCCGGTCGAGCATCCGGAACAGCGTCGTCAGGTCGGGGATCTCGGGCTCCGGCCACGGCTGCTTGCTGAGTACGCCGGACAGGTGCACGCCGACCCGCGCGGCGGCGGCACCCCAGGACCGGGCGAGCGGTGACTGCCCGTTGCGGATCGCCCGCGACATCCACTGGTTGACGTGGCCGTGCCAGGTCTGCAGGTTGAACCTCGGGCGCAGGTCCTCGAGCGCCTTGTGGACGTCGATGGTGGCGTCGCCGAGGATGTTCGCCACGGACTGCGGGATGCCGTGCAGCCCGGCGGCCAGGATCAGCTCGGACATCACCTGGGCGAAGTCGCCGGCGTACTCGTCGGGGATCGCCATCAGCATCCGGGCGTGGGTGTCGCGGATCGAGTTCAGCGAGTACTTGAGCGCGGCGGTCGGGCCGGCCAGCTCGGGGAGCAGGGCCCGCTCGCCGGGCTTGAGCGCGTCGGTGCGCCAGTACTTCGCGATCTCGTCGTACTCGCCGGTGAGGTGCAGGTGGAAGGCCTCGCGGTCGGCCACCACCCGGTCGAACGCGGCGGCCAGGGCCTCGGCGCGAGCCGCCATCGGGGGAGCGTCGACGAACAGCCGGATCACGTCGCGGGACACCAGCAGCGCGTGCTTGCGACCGAGCTCGCGGAAGCCGCGGGCGCCGGCGATCGCCTGCAGGTGCCAGTCGGTGGGCGCCGCGTAGATCACGTGACCGTTGCCGCCGAGGCGGGAGGACGGCCGGTAGAAGTCGTGCGTGAGCTCGGTCGACAGGTCGGCGTACTCACCGTGCAGGACGGGGATCCACCCGGTCAGCAGCGGCGCCGCCTGGTGGGTGAACCAGACCGCGGCCGGCGTCCCCCTCACGAAGTCCGGGAACGCCTCCGGCCGCAACGGCCGCAACGCCTCCGGATCGTCCGCCCAAACCTTCAGCTGAGCCCGAACGCGTTCCGTCCACGCCGGCGGAACCTCCCACGGCTCTGCGGCCGAGAGCACATCCAGAACCCGCGGTGTACGGACCTCGTCAGCCACCAATTTCCTTCCCCAGGAACAACCAGCCGACCCAGTCTAGGGCCCCGGCGGGCGATCAGGCCGGTGCGAGGGTGAGGCTCACGCTGTTGATGCAGTAGCGGAGGTCGGTGGGGGTGCCGTAGCCCTCGCCCTCGAAGACGTGGCCGAGGTGGGAGCCGCAGTTGGCGCAGCGGACCTCGACGCGCTTCAGGCCGAGGTCGTGGTCCTCGATGTACTCGACCCGGTCCTCCGCCAGCGGGGCGAAGAAGGACGGCCAGCCGCAGTGCGAGTCGAACTTGGTCTCGCTGCGGAACAGCTCGGCGTCGCAGGCGCGGCACTTGTAGACGCCGACCGTCTTGGTGTCGGTGTACTCGCCGACGAACGGCCGCTCGGTGCCGGCCTGGCGCAGTACGTGGAACTCGGCGGGGGAGAGCTGCGCCTTCCACTCCGCATCGGACTTGTGGACCGTGTACTCCTTGGTGTCATCTGTCACCACACCAGTATCGGCCGCCCGGAGCCGAAAACCCCGCCCGGGCGACCGACGTAACACTCCGGTTAGCGCACCCAGGAGGGCAGCGGGGTCAGCTTCACCACCTGCGGGTCGTGGTCGGAGATCTGGTCCGGGAACTCCGCGTTCATGTGCACGACGTCGTACGCCGCCGTCGGCCGCAGGTTCTGCGACACCAGGATCTGGTCCAGGATCTGGCTGTTGCCCTCGAACACGTAGCTGTACCGCTCGGTCAGCGGCAGCGTCCGCGGCAGGTCGACCAGGGCGGTCTTGCCCGACCCGACCAGGATGTCCGCGGTCTGCGACCAGTCGAAGTCGTTCAGGTCACCGAGTACGACGATGTTCGCGCCCTTGTCCTTCGCCAGGATCTGGTCCACGAACCCGCGGACCACGGCGGCCTGCTGGTGCCGCTTCGGGGCGCTGGACTGCACCGGCGGCTGGAACCGGCCCCACAGCGGGTCGTCGCCGCCCTTGGAGCTGAAGTGGTTCACGACGACGAACACGGTCTGCCCGTGCCACTTGAACTCGCCGGCCAGCGGCACCCGGGTCGCGGCCCACGCCGGGTTCGCCGGGTCGACCCGCCCCGGCGACGCGCTCAGGTGCGGGCGTCCCGCGTGGTCGGTGACGATCGTGGTCGCGGTCGTCGAGCCGCCGCCGGGCGTGTCGACGAACTTCAGCGGTTTGTCGGTCCGGTACAGGAACGCGACCCGGATGTTGCCGCCCGGCTCGCCGCCCTCGGCGTTGTTCACCGGGTCGATCTGCTTCCAGGTGTACTTCGGTCCGCCCGCCTTGACGATCGCCGCGGCCAGCATGTTCAGCGTCTTGTCGGCGGCCGTCGTACCGGAGTTGACCGCGCCGTCGTTGTCCTGCACCTCCTCGAGCCCGAGGACGTCCGGCGACGCGAGGTTGTGGACGACGGCCTGCGCGAGCCCGTCGAACTTTGCGTCACCGTCGGACGGGTCCAGGTTCTCCACGTTGAACGTCGCCACCGACAGCTGCGTCGGCCCGGAGGCCCGCGTGACCTCACGCTTGACCCCGCCGTCGATCACGGTCGGCGTGGTGGTCGGCAGGAGCTTGTAGTTGCCGAACGAGTAGTCCAGGACACCTGCGACGGTACCGGCCAGCTTGTCGCCGGTCTTCGCGTCCGGGATCGGCGTCAGTACGTCGTCCAGCAGCACCCGCTCCGGGTTCGAGTCGGTCTTCTGCAGCAGGATCCCGCCGCGGACCGTGCGGACCCCGGACCCGGCCGGTACGACCGACAGCTCACGGAACGAGCTGGTCGGACCGGTGACCTCCGGCTGCTTGATGCCGATCCACATGCCCTCGAGCGACTCCCAGAAGTCGAGCCCGTCGTTGGCCGGGTCGAAAGCGGTGCTGGTCTTCTCGACGTCACCGGTCGAGTCGTCGTCGATCACCGTCGACGGCGGCACCCGCCCGCCCGGACCGACGATCGTCGGAGCCGGTACGGCGGCCGTACCGGTGACCGTGACGTCCGCGTTGGTCAGCTCGGTGGTGGTGAGGTTCGTCGTACCGCCGGCGCCGCCCGGGCGGAACTCGGCGACCGTGCCCTCGACGCTCAGCGCGTCGCCGACCGATACCGTCGGTGCCGAGCTGGTGAAGACGAAGATGCCCTCGCTGGTGGCCGGGTTGTCGTCCGGCTGGGTGTCCTGGAACCAGAACCCGTTGCCGCTCTTCGCGGTCACCACGCCGGTGACGTTGCTGACCCGCTTGCCCTCCAGCGGCGAGCGGTGGGCGGCGCCCTGGATGTCGTGGATCTTCGCGTCAACGGGCGGCTCGGCCGGGCCGCCGGTCAGCGTGCCCGGCGACGGGTCGCCCGCGACGAAGTCGGCGCTGTTGTTGTCGGTGTCCTGCTTCGGGTCCTTGCGCGCGGCCGAGGTGGTGTTCGACAGGCCCGGCGCGGGCGCGGTCTCGGAGTCGTTCGCCGTACCGAAGCCGACGTAGTCGCGGACCGCGGGGTCGGCGTGGCAGGCCGAGCCACAGGCGAGCGCGGTCTGGCTGGTGACCAGCGCGACCTTGCCGGCGCTCGCGGACATCGCGATCGTCCCGGTCACGTTCGGCGTCGGCATCGGCTGGCCGTTGGCGCCGCCGGCTTCCTGGACCAGGTACACGGCGCCCGGCGCGATGCTGCCGGTCAGCTTCGTGACCTGCCACGACGTACCGGCGGCGGAGGCGTACTGGATCGACCAGCCGCTCACGTCGACCGGGGCGGAGCTGTTGTTGGTCAGCTCAACGAAGTCGTTGGTGTACGGCGCACCGCTGTTGCCGCCACCGCCGTACACCTCGGTGATGAGCACGTCGGAGGAAGCGGCGTCGGCGGGCCGGGCGACCAGGGTCGCGGCGCCGGCCAAGGCGAGACTCGAGGCGACCACGAGAGCGCCGATGCGGCGTCGTGATCCGTTCAGGGCAGACATGGCCCGGATTCTCACATCGGTATGTGGTCCATCCAAGGCCCAATACGTGAACACCGGGTGCGGCGGTCAAACGCACGGGTGATCATTCGCCGGTCCTGCCCGCCCCAGTGGGACAGGACCGGCGAAACCTCGATCAGTTCACGGCTACCGCGGTCCACGCCGCGGCGACCGCGGCCTTCTCCGCGCTGCTCGCGCCGTACAGGTCGGTGGCCGCGTTCAGCGTCGCGGTCCGGGCCTGCGTGTACGTCGTACCGCTGGTCATGTACGTGGTCAGCGCGCGGAACCAGATCTTGCCGAGCTTGTCATGGCCGATGCCGGTGAGCGTCGAGCCGTCGCAGGTCGGCGAGTTGTGCGGCAGGCCGCCGATCGTCTTCGCGCCGGAGCCCTCGGCGAGCAGGTACGCGAAGTGGTTGGCGATACCCGACGAGTAGTGCACGTCGAGGTTGCCGACACTCGACGAGTAGCAGTCGGGGGAGTTGCCGTCCTTGCTCGGCTTGTCCATGAACCGCAGCGCCGGGCGGTCCTTCATGATCTTCTCGCCGATGTAGTAGTCGCCCGGGTCGGCCGGGTTGTTCGCGTAGAACTCGACCATCGTGCCGAGGATGTCGCTGGTGGCCTCGTTCAGACCGCCGGACTCACCGGAGTACGTGAGGTTCGCGGTGTGCTCGGTGACGCCGTGGGACATCTCGTGGCCGGCCACGTCGAGCGAGACCAGCGGGCCGGCCGCGACGTTGTCACCGTCGCCGTACGTCATCTGCTTGCCGTCCCAGAACGCGTTCACGTAGTTGGAGCCGTAGTGCACGCGGCTCGGGACACCCTTGCCGTCGCCGAAGATCCCGTTCCGGCCCTGCACGTTCTTGTAGTAGTCGTACGTCGTCTCCGCGCCGTAGTGCGCGTCGACGGCCGCCGACGTCCGGTCCGAGTTCGTGCCGTTGCCCCAGTGGTTGTCGGCGTCGATGAACTTGGTCGCCGCGACGCAGCCCAGCTGGAAGACCTGGCAGAGGACCGAGTCGGTCTTGTTGTTCGCGTCGCCGGTCCAGCCGCCGCCGCGGGTGGCGTCGGTCAGCGTGAAGCCGCCGGTCGCCGTACTCGTCTCGATCGGCACGGTCCCGGAGTACAGGCTCTTGCCGTCACCGGTGGCCGTCTCGATGTGCTGCTCGCTGATCAGCTTCGCGCCGGTCAAGGCGTCGACGGTGGTGGTGATGCGGCTCGGCGTACCGTCCTTCTGGGTGCCGACCGTGGTGACCAGGTACGCCAGCCGCGGCGCGCCCTTGCGGGCCTCGATCACCAGGCTGGGCTTGCCTTCGGACTTGACCCCGTTGGTCAGCGCCTTCGCGGTCGCGGTGGCGGCGCCGAGCTTCGGCGTACGGCTGATGTTCGCGGTTTTGGTGAGGGTCAGGCTGGCGCTCTTGAAGGCGCCGTCCTTGGTCTCGTGGACGACGACGTCGCCGCCGAGGACCGGGAGGCCGCCGATCGTGCGGTCCATCCGCACGTGGCTGCTGCCGTCCTTGTCGACGATCACGTCCTTGACCACGAACGCGTCGGCCGTCGTGGCCCGCAGCGCGGCCAGG harbors:
- a CDS encoding M4 family metallopeptidase, which codes for MNRSALFAAATAVATTTALGLTSASTATGAPTASPLPSPAVAVAKAKEAISGNLAALRATTADAFVVKDVIVDKDGSSHVRMDRTIGGLPVLGGDVVVHETKDGAFKSASLTLTKTANISRTPKLGAATATAKALTNGVKSEGKPSLVIEARKGAPRLAYLVTTVGTQKDGTPSRITTTVDALTGAKLISEQHIETATGDGKSLYSGTVPIETSTATGGFTLTDATRGGGWTGDANNKTDSVLCQVFQLGCVAATKFIDADNHWGNGTNSDRTSAAVDAHYGAETTYDYYKNVQGRNGIFGDGKGVPSRVHYGSNYVNAFWDGKQMTYGDGDNVAAGPLVSLDVAGHEMSHGVTEHTANLTYSGESGGLNEATSDILGTMVEFYANNPADPGDYYIGEKIMKDRPALRFMDKPSKDGNSPDCYSSSVGNLDVHYSSGIANHFAYLLAEGSGAKTIGGLPHNSPTCDGSTLTGIGHDKLGKIWFRALTTYMTSGTTYTQARTATLNAATDLYGASSAEKAAVAAAWTAVAVN
- a CDS encoding AAA family ATPase, with amino-acid sequence MADEVRTPRVLDVLSAAEPWEVPPAWTERVRAQLKVWADDPEALRPLRPEAFPDFVRGTPAAVWFTHQAAPLLTGWIPVLHGEYADLSTELTHDFYRPSSRLGGNGHVIYAAPTDWHLQAIAGARGFRELGRKHALLVSRDVIRLFVDAPPMAARAEALAAAFDRVVADREAFHLHLTGEYDEIAKYWRTDALKPGERALLPELAGPTAALKYSLNSIRDTHARMLMAIPDEYAGDFAQVMSELILAAGLHGIPQSVANILGDATIDVHKALEDLRPRFNLQTWHGHVNQWMSRAIRNGQSPLARSWGAAAARVGVHLSGVLSKQPWPEPEIPDLTTLFRMLDRERWNSLETAAAAEQDNSLAAAWSSVKDTEDKQRAGSTVDGEPLPPKPVDLTDNPLAELDSLIGLASVKDAVRRMVAEVKTNLRRGELGLPSHERARHMVFVGKPGTAKTTIARLLSRIYHQLGVLEKGHVVEVDRSDLVGAAVGSTAPMTAAKFREALGGVLFIDEAYSLTPENTPGDYGLEAVATILKMMEDHRNDCIVIVAGYHREMQRFMESNTGLQSRFPKLLSFSEYDTDQLVQIFELQAHQKGMIYGEEVLDKVRTVIPPAPRGHSFGNGRFIRNVLEEAVSNQATRLSASDPDKLTERDLRELIPSDVRPPTSMRAEDYLLQKPGT
- a CDS encoding VOC family protein produces the protein MGKAFPVLYVTDVRRSVEFYTLLGYEPTYQFPLEGDPHYVGLERGDSSLGLSDANWPEAQLGITVGAAPRFELFVYVDDVEAEVERFRAAGHPVLQEPATMPWGERQAYLADPEGNPIALATPI
- the hemQ gene encoding hydrogen peroxide-dependent heme synthase codes for the protein MTGKPKARELNDVIRYTLWSVFKVETPLGDADRDELTAELTDLVGKLAADDVVIRGIYDVEGFRADADFMIWWHAPTSDALQEAYHALRRSRLGRHLVPVWTQFALHRPAEFNKSHIPAFLADEEARPYICVYPFVRSYEWYLLPDEERRFMLAEHGKMARTYPDVRANTVASFALGDYEWILAFEADELHRMVDLMRDLRASTARRHVREEVPFYTGKRTEIADLIANLV
- a CDS encoding lamin tail domain-containing protein; translation: MSALNGSRRRIGALVVASSLALAGAATLVARPADAASSDVLITEVYGGGGNSGAPYTNDFVELTNNSSAPVDVSGWSIQYASAAGTSWQVTKLTGSIAPGAVYLVQEAGGANGQPMPTPNVTGTIAMSASAGKVALVTSQTALACGSACHADPAVRDYVGFGTANDSETAPAPGLSNTTSAARKDPKQDTDNNSADFVAGDPSPGTLTGGPAEPPVDAKIHDIQGAAHRSPLEGKRVSNVTGVVTAKSGNGFWFQDTQPDDNPATSEGIFVFTSSAPTVSVGDALSVEGTVAEFRPGGAGGTTNLTTTELTNADVTVTGTAAVPAPTIVGPGGRVPPSTVIDDDSTGDVEKTSTAFDPANDGLDFWESLEGMWIGIKQPEVTGPTSSFRELSVVPAGSGVRTVRGGILLQKTDSNPERVLLDDVLTPIPDAKTGDKLAGTVAGVLDYSFGNYKLLPTTTPTVIDGGVKREVTRASGPTQLSVATFNVENLDPSDGDAKFDGLAQAVVHNLASPDVLGLEEVQDNDGAVNSGTTAADKTLNMLAAAIVKAGGPKYTWKQIDPVNNAEGGEPGGNIRVAFLYRTDKPLKFVDTPGGGSTTATTIVTDHAGRPHLSASPGRVDPANPAWAATRVPLAGEFKWHGQTVFVVVNHFSSKGGDDPLWGRFQPPVQSSAPKRHQQAAVVRGFVDQILAKDKGANIVVLGDLNDFDWSQTADILVGSGKTALVDLPRTLPLTERYSYVFEGNSQILDQILVSQNLRPTAAYDVVHMNAEFPDQISDHDPQVVKLTPLPSWVR
- the msrB gene encoding peptide-methionine (R)-S-oxide reductase MsrB, giving the protein MTDDTKEYTVHKSDAEWKAQLSPAEFHVLRQAGTERPFVGEYTDTKTVGVYKCRACDAELFRSETKFDSHCGWPSFFAPLAEDRVEYIEDHDLGLKRVEVRCANCGSHLGHVFEGEGYGTPTDLRYCINSVSLTLAPA